The following are from one region of the Lacinutrix sp. Bg11-31 genome:
- a CDS encoding T9SS type A sorting domain-containing protein produces MFFPKALSIVLLFFCVIPFNIINAQTGPGGVGTNDGTSDLIIWYRPDNGVVTTGTSINSWANSAGISAFNLSETGSTRPTLVSNIVNGYDEISFNGINRLRTGLTLTTANFITNQATSIIVAKSDNTTQTSSLYSTDPLVGSTRFSSHIPWSGTVYFDIGTCCNTTARIQVGSLTGLNDYSIWSYNANPTTGKQLYRNSDLLQDRAGSSNYTSHASQRFNVGGYTSGTNGFVGDLTELVVFKSTINTAQRIIIDNYLAAKYDRALASNDIYTHDNTANGNFDHDVAGIGQALDGSSHTDSRGTGIVRVSNPNNLNDDEFLFWGEETKDPTYNFSTNTNNYTEQLNSRWRVGRKDNVGRVDVSFDVSSFDLSGKQSCVPLQLVVDNNYNFSSPDDVYDLTIVGTTATATNVRLRNNHYFTLRYTDQIVWDGTNFYNGSGTANAPDNTNACLKLTVKSGIDAVLTANAHVREVEVESGGTLEVSNGFLLEVENGIVNNGIIDLLGEAQLIQNHAGTTLNSGSGSLKIRQQGTSNLYNYNYWSAPVNRGGTWQIGYLEDANGVVNFTGGYDANPATSPVTLSNYWLYDYNAVSGEYSGWNFLTPSTGLTPGRGYSMKGSGVSGSEQEYVFKGIANDGDYSYPVVAGNDFLLGNPYTSALNADQFINDNLSIIDGTLYFWEHFITNNSHVYANYEGGYATYNLMLGLPAVAGLVSNNGTASKPKATVNIAIGQAFFVTMENAGTLVFNNQQRSFAKEYLNEAVFYKTSNSNTISTIDDRTKFWFSFTSPSQYKRVIGLGYDLDNATYNYDNGYDAKAYNDQPNELYWVQEDSKLAIQALAQVNIQDELPLGVKVTDVGLFTISISEMENVPDGLSVYIKDSMLNTYHNLMESDFVTYLDSGVNEERFSVVFQDGNTLSVEEEALNGISLIYDSASKNIKILNTENAQLKELFVFNTLGQQVLTQKKEVQTETNMSPFSDGLYIVKIITDKGTKTVKFIKH; encoded by the coding sequence ATGTTTTTCCCTAAAGCTCTATCGATAGTATTACTTTTTTTCTGTGTTATACCTTTTAATATTATAAATGCACAAACCGGTCCTGGAGGAGTTGGTACTAATGATGGAACGTCAGATTTAATTATTTGGTACCGTCCAGACAATGGTGTTGTAACAACAGGAACCAGTATTAATAGTTGGGCAAATTCGGCTGGAATTTCTGCTTTTAATTTAAGTGAAACAGGATCCACGAGACCAACATTAGTTTCTAATATTGTTAATGGCTATGATGAAATTAGTTTTAATGGAATCAATAGATTAAGAACAGGTCTTACACTAACTACAGCAAACTTTATTACTAATCAAGCAACTTCTATAATTGTTGCTAAGTCAGATAACACTACACAAACGTCTAGTCTTTATAGTACAGATCCTTTGGTAGGCTCTACTCGTTTTTCTAGTCATATTCCTTGGAGTGGAACAGTTTATTTCGACATAGGTACATGTTGTAATACTACAGCGAGAATACAAGTAGGAAGTTTAACAGGATTAAATGACTACTCAATATGGTCTTATAATGCAAATCCTACAACAGGAAAGCAGTTATATAGGAATTCAGATTTATTACAAGATAGAGCAGGCTCATCTAATTATACTTCTCATGCTTCTCAACGCTTTAATGTTGGAGGTTATACTTCTGGTACAAATGGTTTTGTTGGAGATTTAACAGAGCTTGTAGTATTTAAATCTACTATTAATACAGCTCAACGTATTATAATAGATAATTATTTAGCAGCAAAATACGATAGAGCATTAGCCTCAAACGATATTTATACACATGATAACACAGCAAATGGTAATTTCGATCATGATGTTGCAGGTATTGGTCAAGCGTTAGACGGCTCAAGCCATACAGACTCACGTGGTACAGGTATTGTTAGAGTAAGCAATCCAAATAATTTAAATGATGATGAGTTTTTGTTTTGGGGAGAAGAAACAAAAGATCCTACTTATAATTTTAGTACAAACACAAATAATTATACAGAGCAGTTAAACTCAAGATGGAGAGTAGGAAGAAAAGATAATGTTGGAAGAGTAGACGTTTCTTTCGATGTAAGTAGTTTTGATCTATCTGGAAAACAAAGTTGTGTCCCTTTACAATTAGTTGTAGATAATAATTATAATTTTTCTTCACCAGATGATGTCTACGATTTAACAATAGTAGGTACAACTGCTACTGCTACAAATGTTAGATTACGTAATAACCATTACTTTACACTACGTTATACAGATCAAATTGTATGGGATGGGACTAATTTTTATAATGGTTCTGGAACAGCAAACGCACCAGATAATACTAATGCGTGTTTAAAACTTACAGTTAAGTCTGGAATTGATGCTGTTTTAACCGCTAACGCACATGTTAGGGAAGTAGAAGTAGAAAGCGGTGGAACATTAGAGGTTAGTAATGGTTTTTTATTAGAAGTAGAAAACGGTATAGTTAATAACGGTATAATAGACCTTTTAGGTGAAGCACAGCTTATTCAAAACCATGCGGGAACGACATTAAATTCTGGCTCAGGAAGTTTAAAAATTAGACAACAAGGTACATCGAATTTATATAATTATAATTATTGGAGTGCACCAGTAAACAGAGGAGGCACATGGCAAATTGGGTATTTAGAAGATGCTAATGGAGTTGTTAATTTTACTGGAGGTTACGATGCGAATCCAGCAACCTCACCAGTAACATTAAGTAACTATTGGTTATACGATTATAATGCGGTTTCTGGTGAATATTCAGGGTGGAACTTTTTAACGCCTTCAACAGGCTTAACTCCAGGAAGAGGATATTCTATGAAAGGATCTGGCGTTTCTGGATCAGAACAGGAATACGTATTTAAAGGCATTGCAAATGATGGTGATTATTCTTATCCTGTAGTAGCTGGCAATGATTTTTTATTAGGAAATCCTTATACTTCTGCTTTAAATGCAGACCAGTTTATTAATGATAACTTATCCATAATTGATGGGACATTATATTTTTGGGAACATTTTATAACCAATAATAGTCATGTGTATGCTAATTACGAAGGTGGTTATGCTACTTATAATCTAATGTTAGGTCTTCCTGCAGTTGCAGGTTTAGTAAGTAACAACGGAACTGCTTCTAAACCTAAGGCAACAGTAAACATTGCTATTGGACAAGCCTTTTTTGTTACCATGGAAAACGCAGGTACTTTAGTTTTTAATAATCAACAACGCTCATTTGCAAAAGAGTATTTAAATGAAGCTGTATTTTATAAAACTTCTAACTCAAATACAATTTCGACAATAGATGATAGAACTAAATTTTGGTTTTCATTTACTAGTCCTTCACAATACAAAAGAGTTATTGGGTTAGGTTACGATTTAGATAATGCGACTTATAATTATGATAATGGATATGATGCAAAGGCTTATAATGATCAACCTAATGAGTTATATTGGGTTCAAGAGGATTCTAAATTAGCGATTCAAGCTTTAGCTCAAGTTAATATTCAAGACGAATTACCACTTGGAGTAAAGGTTACAGATGTAGGTTTATTTACAATTAGTATTTCTGAAATGGAAAATGTTCCAGATGGCCTTTCGGTTTATATAAAAGATAGCATGCTAAACACTTATCACAACCTTATGGAAAGCGATTTTGTAACTTACTTAGATTCTGGAGTAAACGAAGAACGCTTTAGTGTTGTTTTTCAAGATGGAAATACACTATCTGTTGAAGAGGAAGCATTAAATGGAATATCTTTAATTTATGATTCTGCTTCAAAAAACATTAAAATTTTAAATACAGAAAATGCTCAGTTAAAAGAGCTATTTGTTTTTAATACTCTTGGTCAACAAGTTTTAACTCAGAAAAAAGAAGTGCAAACTGAAACTAATATGAGCCCATTTTCAGATGGATTGTATATTGTTAAAATTATAACAGATAAAGGCACTAAAACAGTTAAGTTTATAAAACATTAA
- a CDS encoding tRNA (cytidine(34)-2'-O)-methyltransferase: protein MALNIVLIEPEIPNNTGNIGRLALASGSNLHLVKPFGFEITDARLKRAGLDYWQHLNLYYYDSVADFFNKNENKKMVFLSSHGTKDHWDIEFEDDLFLVFGKESKGLSKSITENNPDKLFKIPLYSEHVRSLNLANAVSIVTYEGLRQLSSLK, encoded by the coding sequence ATGGCGCTTAATATTGTTTTAATAGAACCCGAAATACCAAACAACACTGGAAATATTGGAAGATTAGCTTTAGCTTCTGGTTCTAATCTACACTTAGTAAAACCGTTTGGATTTGAAATTACAGATGCACGACTAAAACGTGCTGGATTGGATTATTGGCAACATCTTAATTTGTATTATTATGACAGTGTTGCCGATTTTTTCAATAAAAATGAAAACAAAAAAATGGTGTTTCTTTCTAGTCATGGTACAAAAGACCATTGGGATATTGAATTTGAAGATGATTTGTTTTTAGTCTTTGGAAAAGAGTCTAAAGGACTCTCCAAATCTATAACAGAAAACAATCCTGATAAATTATTTAAAATCCCACTTTATAGTGAGCATGTACGTAGTTTAAATTTAGCAAATGCCGTAAGCATTGTTACTTACGAAGGTTTAAGACAGCTAAGTAGTTTAAAATAA
- a CDS encoding GNAT family N-acetyltransferase — MKDNIIYRAATLEDIPTLLDFEQELIAYERPFDSNLKDSCTYYDLDYLITSSKAQLIVGSFNKVIITCGYAKIVQAKHYHKNTEYSYMGFMYVNPEFRGQGIIQETIAQLKKWSVSKNILEARLEVYNDNTSALKAYENNGFKKHMIEMKIHLK; from the coding sequence ATGAAGGACAATATTATATACAGAGCAGCAACTCTAGAAGACATCCCAACACTTTTAGATTTCGAGCAAGAACTAATTGCTTACGAGCGTCCTTTCGATTCTAATTTAAAAGACAGCTGCACTTATTATGATTTAGACTACCTAATAACATCTAGTAAAGCTCAGCTTATTGTAGGCAGCTTTAATAAGGTAATTATAACCTGTGGCTATGCTAAAATTGTGCAAGCAAAACACTATCATAAAAATACCGAATACTCTTATATGGGATTTATGTATGTTAATCCTGAGTTTAGAGGACAAGGTATTATTCAAGAAACAATAGCACAACTTAAAAAGTGGTCTGTTTCTAAAAACATTTTAGAAGCTCGTTTAGAGGTTTATAATGACAATACTTCAGCTTTAAAAGCCTATGAAAACAATGGTTTTAAAAAGCATATGATTGAAATGAAAATACATCTAAAATAA
- a CDS encoding DUF6500 family protein has translation MTQALKDKIIEVCDTKIAQKGDNVGLSVYAFFKNKNDNPKLLMEAATWWIETHQLDHFEKAVKIKKMIQ, from the coding sequence ATGACTCAAGCATTAAAAGATAAAATAATAGAAGTTTGCGATACCAAAATTGCACAAAAAGGAGATAATGTTGGTCTTTCTGTTTATGCTTTTTTTAAAAACAAAAATGATAATCCTAAGTTATTAATGGAAGCTGCTACTTGGTGGATAGAAACACACCAATTAGATCATTTTGAAAAGGCTGTGAAAATTAAAAAGATGATTCAATAG
- a CDS encoding VF530 family DNA-binding protein, with amino-acid sequence METQKNNPLHGIKLEQIVTDLQAYYGWEYLGYNIKIKCFTDNPTIKSSLKFLRRMPWARTKVENLYLEYLKKNKK; translated from the coding sequence ATGGAAACTCAAAAAAACAACCCACTTCATGGCATAAAGTTAGAGCAAATTGTAACCGATTTACAAGCATATTATGGTTGGGAATATTTGGGTTACAACATAAAAATTAAGTGCTTTACAGATAATCCTACAATAAAATCGAGTTTGAAATTTTTAAGACGCATGCCTTGGGCTAGAACTAAGGTTGAAAACTTATACTTAGAGTATTTAAAGAAAAATAAGAAATAA